Within Arcobacter lacus, the genomic segment TTCCATTTTTTCTAGTAAATCTACCATTACAACGTTATCTTCATTTCCATTCCAAACTTTTATATAAGTTCCTTCTTTATAACCATTGTCTTGTCTAAATTGATTTAAACAATTTTTTCCAATATAAAGTTTTTGTAACCAAGTGAAAGATAAACCAGAAATTTTACAACATCTAAAGAATTGATCAATAAATCTTTCAATTCCACTAAATGAAGGCATATTTCCTGTATCTATTGCTAAAGAGATATAAGATAGTTTTTCAGCTTCTCTTACCATAAGTTTTACATCAATATTTGAAGATGCTTCATAAATACAATGAGTATTTACTAAAGATACTGCTTTTGGAACATTTGTTTCTTGTAAAATATAAGACATTAAAAAGTGCCAAATATCAACAAGTTCAACATGAATATTATTCATATCTGGATTTGCATTGATATTTTTCCAGTGCTTCCAAGGAGTTGATTCTATAAGCTCAGCCACTTCCATATGAATACATCTAAGCCAATTTATCTCTTTTCCAAATTTATTAACACCTAATTCCCAATTATTTCCATTTGTTGAATCATTTAATTTTTTTTGTAATAAAAACATCTCTTCTAATTTTGAAGGAAAAGATGAAGCTTCTTCTAAAAGTGTTGCTAAAGGAAAACATTCTTCTACAAGATTATCTAAAACTAAATTTGTTGGTAAAACTTCTTTTTCACCTCTTATTAGATGTAAAAGTAGCGAAATAACATAAGGAACTTCATTTTTTTCTTCCCAATTTAAAATTTCATTAGATGAAACACCTGAATAATTCATAAAATCTTCAATAGTTAAAAAACCCAAAGTTTTTATACTCTCTTTAAAATCTTTATACAACAAATTTAACTCCTATTAGCTTGATTTTTTGGACTAAAAAAATTACAATCATTACCACTACTATTTTTTACAACCATTGATGGTATCATCTTTGATTTAAATCCATAAGATTTACAACCATGCGGTTTATTAGGTTCCCACGTTACAAAATAATAAATACATTTTTGACAAACTATTCTATTTTGCATTATATCTTAAATCTCAACTTTGCTTTGTATTGCTTTTGATAAAGATAAAATATCTACATTTTCCAAACTAACTCCAGTTGGAACACCTTGTGCAATTTTTGTAAATCTTATATCGAAATCTTTTAATTTATCTTCAATATATAAAATAAAAGCATCATTTGCAATAGATGGAGTTATTGCAAAAAGAATAGTTTTTACTCCATTATTTAAAATAAATTTTTGTAAAGAGTCTAAAACATCTTGATCTAACTCTTCTATTACAAAATATCTTCCATCAAATTGATTTGAATCTTCAATTACAAAAATATCTTTCGCACTTTGAACAATACAAAGCTTTTCATTATCTCTATTTTCATCTAAGCAAAATTCGCAAATTTCATGCTCACTCATAGAACCACATCGTGAACATTTTGTGATATTTTTTAAAGCATTTTCTATACTATGTGCAATTTTTATACCACAATAATTGTCATTCATAACAATATGATAAGCAAGTCTTAATGCCGATT encodes:
- a CDS encoding dUTP diphosphatase, with protein sequence MLYKDFKESIKTLGFLTIEDFMNYSGVSSNEILNWEEKNEVPYVISLLLHLIRGEKEVLPTNLVLDNLVEECFPLATLLEEASSFPSKLEEMFLLQKKLNDSTNGNNWELGVNKFGKEINWLRCIHMEVAELIESTPWKHWKNINANPDMNNIHVELVDIWHFLMSYILQETNVPKAVSLVNTHCIYEASSNIDVKLMVREAEKLSYISLAIDTGNMPSFSGIERFIDQFFRCCKISGLSFTWLQKLYIGKNCLNQFRQDNGYKEGTYIKVWNGNEDNVVMVDLLEKMEDVSFDDLYNKLKEEYSKNK
- the recR gene encoding recombination mediator RecR, which translates into the protein MNKGLEKFYELVEAFESLPTIGKKSALRLAYHIVMNDNYCGIKIAHSIENALKNITKCSRCGSMSEHEICEFCLDENRDNEKLCIVQSAKDIFVIEDSNQFDGRYFVIEELDQDVLDSLQKFILNNGVKTILFAITPSIANDAFILYIEDKLKDFDIRFTKIAQGVPTGVSLENVDILSLSKAIQSKVEI